Below is a genomic region from Deinococcus koreensis.
AGCGTTGCGGCGCCAGGGCACCCACTCGGTACGGCCATCGGCGCTGCGGAGGAAGCCGCGCCGGCCGACCTCCAGATAGCGGGCCTGGGCCTGCAGCAGCGCGGTCAGACCGGCGCGCACGGTCTGGGGGTCGCGCAGGGGGCCGGTCAGCCGGGCCGAGGGCACGGGCAGGGTGGACAGCTCCACGATCGCCCCGTCCGCCACCGCCTTCGTGGGCGAGGGATGGGGCCGGTACAGCTCGACATGGAAGCCGTCCAGCACCAGCAGGGCGCTCAGCGCCTCGGCCTCGGGCAGCGGCTGGGTGAACGCCACGTGGATGTCCAGCTCGAAGCCGCGCACACCCTTGTCGGGGCGGGGCTGACCCGGCGCAGGGGGATCGGGCGGCCGGGTCATGCGCGGGCTCCCGCTTCCAGCAGCTCGCGGTGGTGCCGGACGTGCGCGGTGAGCGAATTCAGCCAGGCCACGGCACCGATCTCCCCCAGGAAGGGGTGCCAGAGGGTGCGGCCGGGACGGTCGTGAACCCCGGCCGCCAGCTCCAGCAGGGCGGCACGGTGCGCGGCCCAGGCGGTCTCCAGCTCCCCCCAGGCCAGCCCCGCCTCGCCCGGCTGGGCGAACTCCGGAGCCTGGCGGCGACCCTCCCGCAGCGTTCCCGGCACGTGCGGCAGGGGACGCAGCTCGCGCTCCGAGAGCAGCAGGCGGATGGCGCGGCGTCCGGCCTCGCCGATCAGGATGACGTGCTCCGCTTCCTGGGCGGGCGACCATGCGCGGCCCGGCTGGGGGCGCTGCCAGTCGGCCTGCCGGGTGCGGAGGTGGGCCTCCAGCGCGCCGAGTTCGTGGGCCAGGGCGGCGGCTGGGCCGGTATCCGGGCGGGTGCCCGGCACCTGCGGGCTGCCGGAAGGGAGTGGGGCGGGCATCATGGGCGCAGTGTAGAACCCCCCGGCGGGGCTGCCTAGCGGCCCAGTCCTTCAGAAAAGTCGGTCTGTGCCCCCCAGTCCGGGCGGTCGATCAGGGGATTGCGGTTGCCTTGGCGCTGGAAGATCGCGGCGTTGCGGTGGCGCTCCCACTCGGCGGGGGGCCGGGCCGCGTGCCAGTTCAACAGGATCTGTAGGTGGCGGGCACTGTATTGGCGGATCACGCCGGGGTAGCGCAGCAGGAAGTACAGCGTGGCGCGGGCAGCCGCCCCCTTGCCCTGCGCGGGCTCGAACTCGCCGGGCTCGCGCCGCCCGCACTCGGAGCGGATCACCTCGCCGTAATCCGGGAAGTCGGCGAAGGGCGTGTTGCCCCGGAAGGCGTTGCAGTCGGGCTCGCAGGCGAAGAGGTGGTGCAGGTCGCCGCGCATGGGCTCGCGTTTGCCGAACCAGCTCTGCGGCACCACATGTTCGCAGTTGTAGGGCAGGGCGTCCTCCAGGGCCTCGGCGTTCAGGCCCTCCTGCGCGGCGAGCTGCTGGCGCCGCCGCGACGTGGCCTGATCGGCGGCGACGAACGCCTGGGACGAGTGGCCCCGCCCGCTGTACAGGCTGCGGAGCTGCCCGTCGGGCCAGAGATCCACCCAGGGATAGACCTCGGCGGCCGGGTCGTAGTGCGGCATTCTCACATGGGTGCGGGTGAGCAGTTCGGAGAGGGCCAGGAAGCGCGCCCTGGGCTCCGGTTCCGGGGACAGGCCGGCGTAGTAGGCGCGGGCATCGGCCTCGTCCTGCGGGGGCAGGTAGGGGCGGGCCGGGGCCGGGGGCTGGGGAGCGACCTCGGGGCCACCGACCCGGACGCGCAGGGTCACGGGCCAGGACGCCACGCCCTGCGCGTCGGGGGTAATGGTGCCGAGGTCGAGGGTGCCGAAATCTACAGTGCCGAAATCTATAGTGCCGGGGTCGAGGGCCGGGGCGCCTTCAGGCCGGGGCTCCCCCGGCAGGGCGGCCAGGGCCGCAGCCTCCGGCGGGCCGACGGGTGCCGGGCGCCGGGCGGCCAGCACCGCCCTCACCAGCTCGCTGCCCTGGGCGTCCGGCCGGGCCCGCAGGTCGTCCAGCAGGCGGCTGATCCGCACACCCTCGTTGGCGATCCAGTCGATCAGGGTGTCGGGGTCGCCGGGCTGCAGGGGCTGGCCGTCCCGGCGCAGCACGCGGCCCTGGTCGTCGGTGCGGGGCACGCCGGAGTGGTGCAGGGCCACGACCTCCCAGGCGTCGTTGAAGACGGGGCTGCCGCTGGAGCCGGGCGCGGTGTCGGTCTCGTAGTGCAGGAAGTCGGGCAGGCGGTCGACCAGGCGGTTCTCGCGCAGCGCCACCTGCTTGGGCTCGCCGCTGGGGTGCTGCACGATGCTCAGGGCCTCGCCCAGCACGTTCTTGTCGGCGCTGCCGAACAGCGGCAGCCAGCCCAGGCCCGCCGCGCTGCCCTGCACGGCCACCAGCGTGTAGTCCAGCGGCACGGAGGTCAGGAAGAGCGCGCCCGGGTCGAGCTTCAGGGTGAGCGGCGTGCGCAGGGTGCCGTCGGGACGCAGTTCGTAGTCGAACTCGATCACCGAGGCGGCCGCGCTGGCGGCGTCCTCCAGCACGTGGTGGTTGGTCACGATCACCTGCGGGCTGCACAGCCAGCCGGTGCCGAAGCCCAGCGTTCGCCCCCGGTCGTCGCGCAGCACGATGCGCCCCACCGCCCGCGAGGCCGAGCGGGCCTGATCCAGGTAGGCCACCCCGACCAGATCGTTGGCGCCCAGCACGCGCTCCAGTCGCAGGCGGGCGTCCTCGGGCAGCCGGGCGGCGACCGCGCCGGCCTCTTCCCGGCCGTGCGCGATGGCGGCCGCCTCGGGCTGGGGCACCCCCAGGCGGGACAGGCGGGCCTCCAGCCGGTCCGGAGTCTCAGCGGCCAGGGGGCCACCCACGTTCAGGCGTTCCAGGTGCAGGGCCCGTTCCCCGCCCCGGCCCTCGAACCGGGCCTGCGTTTCGTCCAGTACCTCGCGGGGGATGTCCATGCTCCAGGGTAGCATTCTGTTCCGGAGAGAAAACGGACTCCGTATTCTGCTCGGACGGTCAGTAGAACCGACGGTCTGAGTCCTGGTCGGTTCTGGAGGAAGGACGCCATGCTCGCCTGTGCGGAACCCGGCGCCGGTCTCCCGGTGCAGAAATTGAATGCCTGGATACGAATCCGATTCCGCAGTGCATTACATTGCGATATGCACCCGGCTCCCGGACAGCGCGGGCCACCGCCGCTGCCTCCCTATCTCCAGCCCAGTTCGTACAGCGGCCTGCAGCGCACCCCTCCGGAAATCCGGGAGGAACTGCGCCGACGCCTGTACCTCGCGGCGCTGTTGCTGGGCCTGGCCGTGCTGCTGGCCTTGTGGCTGCTAGAGACCCCGACCTCCGGCGCGCGGCTGGCCATGCTGACCTATCCCCTGCTGATCCTGGTGTGCCTGTGGGGCCTGTACTGGGTCTACACCCGCCGGCCGCTGCGGCTGCTCGAGCGGGGGCTGTACGCCGCGAACACCCTGGCCGTGCTGGGCCAGTTCGCCTCCACGTCCAGCGGCTTCAGCGGCGACGTGCCCCTGCAGATCGCCAGCACCCACCTGCTGCTGATCGCCAACGCCATCCTGGGCTACCTGATCTTCAGTATCCGCCGGGCGGCGTGGCTCAGCGTGGGCAGCTTCGCGCTGGGCGTGGGCGTCAGCACCCTGGCCCTGTGGCAGCGCGGCGAACCGGCGCTGGGACTGGTGGCCACCCGGCTGCACGTCTCGACCTCGACCCTGCTGCTGCTGGTGTACGCCCTGGCGTGGTACCGCACCAGTTTCCTGCAGATGTACGACGAACGCGCCCTGCTGGAGCGTCAGGCCCTGACGGACCCGCTGACCGGGCTGCCCAACCGCCACGCCACCTACGCCGCCATCGAGCAGATGCTGGAACAGTCCCGCGCAGGACAGCCGGGCAGCGTCGTGCTGTTCGACGTGGATCACTTCAAGCGGATCA
It encodes:
- a CDS encoding GGDEF domain-containing protein, giving the protein MHPAPGQRGPPPLPPYLQPSSYSGLQRTPPEIREELRRRLYLAALLLGLAVLLALWLLETPTSGARLAMLTYPLLILVCLWGLYWVYTRRPLRLLERGLYAANTLAVLGQFASTSSGFSGDVPLQIASTHLLLIANAILGYLIFSIRRAAWLSVGSFALGVGVSTLALWQRGEPALGLVATRLHVSTSTLLLLVYALAWYRTSFLQMYDERALLERQALTDPLTGLPNRHATYAAIEQMLEQSRAGQPGSVVLFDVDHFKRINDTHGHPTGDRVLIDLATTLRQHLREQWGESGTPGRWGGEEFILVLPGLTLAEATALAGSLQFLLLSQAHPAVGVVTASFGVSAAEPGDDLRRLTARADHALYAAKAGGRNRVVTHPGEAGAAGLTPQELMDA
- a CDS encoding endonuclease, with product MDIPREVLDETQARFEGRGGERALHLERLNVGGPLAAETPDRLEARLSRLGVPQPEAAAIAHGREEAGAVAARLPEDARLRLERVLGANDLVGVAYLDQARSASRAVGRIVLRDDRGRTLGFGTGWLCSPQVIVTNHHVLEDAASAAASVIEFDYELRPDGTLRTPLTLKLDPGALFLTSVPLDYTLVAVQGSAAGLGWLPLFGSADKNVLGEALSIVQHPSGEPKQVALRENRLVDRLPDFLHYETDTAPGSSGSPVFNDAWEVVALHHSGVPRTDDQGRVLRRDGQPLQPGDPDTLIDWIANEGVRISRLLDDLRARPDAQGSELVRAVLAARRPAPVGPPEAAALAALPGEPRPEGAPALDPGTIDFGTVDFGTLDLGTITPDAQGVASWPVTLRVRVGGPEVAPQPPAPARPYLPPQDEADARAYYAGLSPEPEPRARFLALSELLTRTHVRMPHYDPAAEVYPWVDLWPDGQLRSLYSGRGHSSQAFVAADQATSRRRQQLAAQEGLNAEALEDALPYNCEHVVPQSWFGKREPMRGDLHHLFACEPDCNAFRGNTPFADFPDYGEVIRSECGRREPGEFEPAQGKGAAARATLYFLLRYPGVIRQYSARHLQILLNWHAARPPAEWERHRNAAIFQRQGNRNPLIDRPDWGAQTDFSEGLGR
- a CDS encoding DinB family protein; the protein is MMPAPLPSGSPQVPGTRPDTGPAAALAHELGALEAHLRTRQADWQRPQPGRAWSPAQEAEHVILIGEAGRRAIRLLLSERELRPLPHVPGTLREGRRQAPEFAQPGEAGLAWGELETAWAAHRAALLELAAGVHDRPGRTLWHPFLGEIGAVAWLNSLTAHVRHHRELLEAGARA